From Schizosaccharomyces pombe strain 972h- genome assembly, chromosome: II, the proteins below share one genomic window:
- the mas5 gene encoding DNAJ domain-containing protein Mas5, whose product MVKETKLYEVLNVDVTASQAELKKAYRKLALKYHPDKNPNAGDKFKEISRAYEILADEEKRATYDRFGEEGLQGGGADGGMSADDLFASFFGGGMFGGGMPRGPRKGKDLVHTIKVTLEDLYRGKTTKLALQKKVICPKCSGRGGKEGSVKSCASCNGSGVKFITRAMGPMIQRMQMTCPDCNGAGETIRDEDRCKECDGAKVISQRKILTVHVEKGMHNGQKIVFKEEGEQAPGIIPGDVIFVIDQKEHPRFKRSGDHLFYEAHVDLLTALAGGQIVVEHLDDRWLTIPIIPGECIRPNELKVLPGQGMLSQRHHQPGNLYIRFHVDFPEPNFATPEQLALLEKALPPRKIESAPKNAHTEECVLATVDPTEKVRIDNNVDPTTATSMDEDEDEEGGHPGVQCAQQ is encoded by the coding sequence ATGGTGAAAGAAACTAAACTATACGAAGTCTTGAACGTTGATGTCACTGCTTCTCAAGCTGAATTGAAGAAAGCTTACCGCAAGCTTGctttaaaatatcatcCCGACAAAAACCCTAATGCCGGCGATAAGTTTAAGGAAATTAGCCGTGCTTATGAAATTCTTGCTGATGAAGAGAAACGTGCTACTTATGATCGTTTTGGTGAAGAAGGTTTACAAGGTGGTGGTGCCGATGGTGGTATGTCTGCTGATGACTTGTTTGCTTCCTTTTTTGGTGGTGGAATGTTTGGTGGTGGTATGCCCCGTGGTCCTCGCAAGGGCAAGGATCTTGTTCATACCATCAAGGTTACTTTGGAGGACCTCTATCGTGGTAAGACTACAAAGCTTGCTTTGCAAAAGAAGGTCATTTGCCCCAAGTGTAGCGGTCGTGGTGGCAAGGAAGGCTCTGTCAAATCTTGTGCCTCTTGTAATGGTAGCGGTGTCAAATTCATTACTCGTGCCATGGGTCCAATGATACAACGTATGCAAATGACCTGTCCTGATTGTAATGGTGCAGGTGAAACCATCCGCGATGAAGACCGTTGCAAAGAATGTGATGGTGCCAAGGTCATTTCTCAACGTAAAATCCTTACCGTACATGTTGAGAAGGGTATGCACAATGGTCAGAAGATTGTATTTAAGGAAGAAGGCGAGCAAGCTCCTGGAATCATTCCCGGTGATGTAATCTTTGTCATTGATCAAAAGGAACATCCTCGTTTCAAGCGCAGTGGTGATCATTTGTTTTATGAGGCTCATGTCGATTTACTCACTGCTTTGGCTGGTGGTCAAATTGTCGTCGAGCACCTGGACGACCGTTGGCTTACTATCCCCATCATCCCCGGAGAGTGCATTCGTCCCAATGAACTCAAAGTTCTTCCTGGTCAAGGTATGCTTTCTCAACGCCATCATCAACCTGGAAACCTTTACATTCGCTTCCATGTCGACTTTCCTGAACCCAACTTCGCTACCCCAGAACAGCTTGCATTGCTTGAAAAGGCTTTACCTCCCCGTAAGATTGAGAGCGCTCCCAAAAATGCTCACACTGAGGAATGTGTTTTGGCAACTGTCGATCCTACTGAGAAGGTTCGCATTGACAATAACGTGGACCCCACTACTGCCACTTCGAtggatgaagatgaagatgaagaaggtGGACACCCCGGTGTTCAATGTGCTCAACAGTAA